The following coding sequences lie in one Arabidopsis thaliana chromosome 3, partial sequence genomic window:
- a CDS encoding Acyl-CoA N-acyltransferases (NAT) superfamily protein (Acyl-CoA N-acyltransferases (NAT) superfamily protein; FUNCTIONS IN: N-acetyltransferase activity; INVOLVED IN: metabolic process; LOCATED IN: membrane; EXPRESSED IN: leaf; CONTAINS InterPro DOMAIN/s: GCN5-related N-acetyltransferase, C-terminal (InterPro:IPR022610), GCN5-related N-acetyltransferase (InterPro:IPR000182), Acyl-CoA N-acyltransferase (InterPro:IPR016181); BEST Arabidopsis thaliana protein match is: Acyl-CoA N-acyltransferases (NAT) superfamily protein (TAIR:AT2G32020.1); Has 8133 Blast hits to 8121 proteins in 1623 species: Archae - 77; Bacteria - 7549; Metazoa - 0; Fungi - 78; Plants - 124; Viruses - 1; Other Eukaryotes - 304 (source: NCBI BLink).) → MIMESPRIFLRPFNLSDAEDVFKWAGDDDVTRYLRWDSVNSLEEAKQHILNKAIPHPWRRSISLLQDGHSIGYVSVKPDSGDGRCRADLAYAVAKEFWGRGIATAAVRMAVEQALEDFPEVVRLQAVVEVENKASQRVLEKAGFRKEGLLEKYGFSKGVIRDMFLYSYVKDDCFV, encoded by the coding sequence atGATCATGGAATCACCAAGAATCTTCCTCCGGCCGTTCAATCTCTCCGATGCAGAAGACGTCTTTAAATGGGCCGGTGACGATGACGTCACACGTTACCTCCGTTGGGACTCCGTTAACTCCTTAGAAGAAGCTAAACAACACATCTTAAACAAGGCTATACCACACCCATGGCGCCGTTCCATCTCTCTCCTCCAAGACGGTCATTCGATTGGTTACGTATCCGTCAAGCCAGACTCCGGTGATGGTCGGTGCCGAGCCGACCTCGCATACGCTGTCGCTAAAGAGTTTTGGGGGCGGGGGATAGCCACAGCGGCGGTGAGGATGGCGGTTGAACAAGCTTTGGAGGATTTTCCGGAGGTGGTGAGGCTACAAgcggtggtggaggtggagaaCAAAGCGTCCCAAAGGGTTTTGGAGAAAGCTGGATTTCGAAAAGAGGGTTTACTTGAGAAGTATGGTTTTAGCAAAGGAGTCATCAGAGACATGTTTCTCTATAGTTACGTTAAAGATGATTGTTTTGTGTGA